From the genome of Hydrogenophilus thermoluteolus, one region includes:
- the hisI gene encoding phosphoribosyl-AMP cyclohydrolase yields the protein MVAAEANDRQGTVGTNPAAKADSAAIEAALAAVRWGADGLIAAIAQDADDGTVLMVAWMNREALAETLHSGRAVYWSRSRQQLWRKGESSGHEQQVVSVHLDCDGDAVLLRVRQQGGIACHTGRKSCFYREWSPQHGWCATLPVLKDPKEIYR from the coding sequence ATGGTAGCGGCAGAAGCAAACGACCGCCAAGGAACCGTTGGCACGAATCCCGCCGCAAAAGCCGACAGTGCGGCAATCGAAGCGGCACTTGCCGCGGTCCGATGGGGCGCAGATGGCCTGATCGCAGCGATCGCTCAGGACGCAGACGACGGCACGGTGCTCATGGTTGCCTGGATGAACCGCGAAGCGCTTGCCGAAACCCTGCATTCGGGGCGCGCGGTCTATTGGTCCCGTTCGCGGCAGCAACTGTGGCGCAAAGGGGAATCGTCGGGCCATGAACAGCAGGTCGTCTCGGTCCACCTCGATTGCGACGGCGACGCCGTGCTTTTGCGCGTGCGCCAACAAGGCGGCATCGCATGCCACACCGGGCGCAAAAGCTGTTTTTACCGCGAATGGTCACCACAACACGGATGGTGTGCGACACTACCGGTTTTGAAAGATCCCAAGGAGATCTACCGATGA
- the hisA gene encoding 1-(5-phosphoribosyl)-5-[(5-phosphoribosylamino)methylideneamino]imidazole-4-carboxamide isomerase yields the protein MLLIPAIDLKNGQCVRLKQGRMSDATVYSDDPAAMARHWVDQGARRLHLVDLDGAFAGRPKNLEAIEAILEELAEDEVPVQLGGGIRDLDTIERYLDMGVDYVIIGTAAVKNPGLVQDACVAFPGHILVGLDAKAGKVATDGWSKVTGHDVVDLARKFEDYGVEAIVYTDIGRDGMLTGVNVDATIRLAQALEKTWIIASGGVASLADVEALCAVADEGILGAITGRAIYEGTLDFAAAQKRADLLCEARKNGNAEQPR from the coding sequence ATGTTGTTGATTCCGGCGATCGACCTCAAAAATGGACAATGTGTGCGTCTGAAACAAGGGCGCATGAGTGACGCCACCGTCTATAGCGACGATCCTGCTGCGATGGCACGCCATTGGGTCGACCAAGGCGCGCGGCGCCTTCACTTGGTCGACCTCGACGGCGCGTTTGCAGGGCGCCCGAAAAACCTTGAGGCGATCGAAGCCATTCTCGAAGAGCTGGCCGAGGACGAAGTCCCGGTTCAGTTGGGCGGCGGCATTCGCGATCTCGACACCATCGAACGCTATCTCGACATGGGGGTCGACTACGTCATCATTGGCACCGCTGCGGTCAAAAATCCTGGCTTGGTGCAAGACGCTTGCGTCGCGTTTCCCGGACACATCCTGGTTGGATTGGACGCGAAAGCCGGAAAAGTCGCCACCGACGGATGGTCGAAGGTCACAGGGCACGACGTCGTCGATCTGGCGCGCAAATTCGAAGATTATGGCGTCGAGGCGATCGTCTATACCGATATCGGTCGCGACGGAATGCTGACCGGCGTCAATGTGGACGCCACGATTCGACTGGCACAAGCGCTGGAAAAAACGTGGATCATCGCCTCTGGGGGCGTGGCGTCACTCGCTGACGTCGAAGCCTTGTGCGCGGTTGCCGACGAAGGGATTCTAGGCGCGATCACCGGACGCGCGATCTACGAAGGGACGCTCGATTTCGCCGCCGCGCAAAAACGGGCCGATCTGCTGTGCGAGGCACGCAAGAACGGGAACGCGGAGCAGCCACGGTGA
- the hisB gene encoding imidazoleglycerol-phosphate dehydratase HisB, which yields MTARNAEVTRTTLETSVTVHLDLDGSGKAHIATGVPFLDHMIDQIARHGAFDLRVEARGDTHVDDHHTVEDVGITMGQAFARALGDKRGIVRYGHAYVPLDEALSRVVVDLSGRPMLTFHCGFTAEKIGRFDTQLVREFFQGFVNHAAITLHVENLYGVNAHHQAETLFKAFGRALRVAVAIDERRSGSVPSTKGSLSG from the coding sequence ATGACTGCCCGAAATGCTGAGGTGACGCGCACCACCCTTGAGACGAGCGTCACCGTTCATCTCGATCTCGACGGCTCCGGCAAAGCGCACATCGCCACCGGCGTGCCCTTCTTGGATCACATGATCGACCAGATTGCCCGTCATGGCGCGTTCGATCTCCGCGTCGAAGCGCGTGGAGACACCCACGTCGACGACCACCACACGGTCGAAGATGTCGGCATCACGATGGGGCAAGCGTTTGCCCGCGCGCTGGGCGACAAACGGGGAATCGTCCGCTATGGCCACGCCTACGTCCCGCTCGACGAAGCGCTCTCCCGCGTCGTGGTCGACCTCTCCGGGCGACCGATGCTCACGTTCCATTGCGGGTTCACCGCGGAAAAAATCGGCCGGTTCGACACGCAGCTCGTTCGTGAATTCTTCCAAGGCTTCGTCAACCACGCCGCGATCACGCTCCATGTCGAAAATCTCTACGGCGTCAACGCCCACCACCAGGCAGAGACGCTCTTCAAAGCGTTCGGTCGCGCGCTGCGCGTTGCGGTAGCCATCGACGAGCGGCGCTCCGGGTCGGTTCCTTCGACCAAAGGGTCACTTTCCGGCTGA
- the hisH gene encoding imidazole glycerol phosphate synthase subunit HisH, whose amino-acid sequence MRIAVIDYGMGNLRSVQKALEHVAPHAQVTLAHTADAFYESDAVVFPGQGSFADCIAALTAQQLTDAVRWAAANRPFLGICVGLQLLFAHSEEGDVAGLGILPGKVVRFPKNEMFATGHAHLKVPHMGWNTITVTRDHPVLPTSETGKRYYFVHSYVVVPEDDAVTLATCEYGIPFTCAVATGNLIATQFHPEKSGETGLALLSRFVTWAQTFSVSSTQ is encoded by the coding sequence ATGCGCATCGCCGTGATCGATTATGGGATGGGGAACTTGCGTTCGGTGCAAAAAGCGCTCGAACATGTGGCCCCGCATGCGCAAGTGACGCTCGCCCACACGGCTGACGCGTTCTATGAAAGCGACGCGGTGGTCTTTCCTGGGCAGGGCTCTTTTGCCGACTGCATTGCGGCTCTGACCGCGCAGCAACTTACCGACGCGGTCCGATGGGCCGCCGCAAACCGTCCTTTCTTGGGCATCTGCGTCGGTCTGCAACTCCTCTTTGCCCATTCGGAAGAAGGAGACGTTGCGGGACTTGGTATTTTACCGGGGAAAGTGGTGCGCTTTCCCAAAAACGAGATGTTCGCAACAGGGCATGCGCACCTCAAGGTGCCGCACATGGGCTGGAACACCATCACCGTGACCCGCGACCACCCCGTTTTACCCACCAGCGAAACCGGGAAACGCTACTATTTCGTCCACAGCTACGTCGTCGTTCCGGAGGACGACGCGGTCACCCTCGCTACCTGTGAATACGGGATTCCCTTTACCTGCGCGGTGGCAACCGGCAATCTGATCGCGACGCAATTTCATCCGGAAAAAAGCGGTGAAACCGGGCTGGCACTCCTTTCTCGATTCGTGACTTGGGCCCAAACCTTTTCCGTTTCATCCACCCAGTAG
- a CDS encoding phosphoribosyl-ATP diphosphatase produces MIDHEVLLRVSQTLAERKAAPPTQSYVSQLYQKGTDAILKKVAEEAAEVIMAAKDGDRLHLVWEVTDLWFHTMVLLAHMGLSVEDILAEFRRREGVSGIDEKRARLAQAQAAESVVPSKE; encoded by the coding sequence ATGATCGATCACGAAGTGCTGCTGCGCGTTTCCCAGACCCTTGCGGAACGCAAAGCAGCGCCACCTACTCAATCGTACGTCTCCCAGCTCTACCAAAAGGGCACGGACGCGATTCTCAAAAAAGTCGCCGAAGAGGCTGCCGAAGTCATCATGGCGGCGAAAGATGGCGACCGCCTCCATCTGGTTTGGGAGGTGACCGATCTCTGGTTTCATACGATGGTGCTCCTTGCCCACATGGGGCTTTCGGTCGAGGACATTCTGGCCGAATTCCGCCGCCGGGAAGGGGTTTCCGGCATCGACGAAAAACGGGCACGCCTTGCCCAAGCCCAGGCGGCGGAAAGCGTGGTCCCATCCAAAGAATGA
- the hisF gene encoding imidazole glycerol phosphate synthase subunit HisF, whose protein sequence is MTLAKRVIPCLDVHAGRVVKGVNFVGLRDAGDPVAIAQRYDAEGADELTFLDITASSDERAIMLDIVARVAECVFIPFTVGGGVRSVEDVRRLLLAGADKVSINTAAVQDPTLIARAADRVGSQAIVVAIDAKAVAPGRWNVFTHGGRRDTGLDAVEWAVRVCELGAGEILLTSMDRDGTKQGFDLELTRTVSDAVPVPVIASGGVGTLHHLVEGVTEGHADAVLAASIFHFGEYTIQQAKAAMAEAGVTVRW, encoded by the coding sequence GTGACGCTTGCCAAACGCGTGATTCCTTGCCTGGACGTGCATGCTGGGCGTGTCGTCAAAGGGGTCAATTTCGTTGGGCTGCGTGACGCGGGCGACCCGGTTGCGATCGCGCAGCGCTACGACGCGGAAGGCGCCGACGAACTCACTTTCCTCGACATCACCGCATCGAGCGATGAGCGCGCGATCATGCTCGACATCGTCGCCCGGGTTGCCGAATGTGTCTTTATCCCCTTCACCGTGGGCGGTGGGGTGCGCAGCGTCGAAGACGTGCGGCGGTTGCTCCTTGCCGGTGCTGATAAGGTCAGCATCAACACCGCTGCGGTGCAAGATCCCACGCTCATTGCCCGTGCAGCGGATCGCGTCGGTTCGCAAGCGATCGTCGTCGCGATCGACGCCAAAGCGGTCGCCCCTGGGCGCTGGAACGTATTTACCCACGGTGGTCGCCGCGACACGGGACTCGACGCGGTCGAATGGGCCGTGCGCGTTTGCGAACTCGGCGCAGGCGAAATTCTGCTGACCAGCATGGATCGTGACGGCACCAAGCAGGGCTTCGACCTCGAACTCACGCGAACCGTTTCGGACGCAGTACCGGTTCCGGTGATCGCGTCGGGTGGCGTCGGCACGCTGCACCACCTGGTGGAAGGGGTAACCGAAGGGCACGCCGATGCGGTCCTTGCCGCGTCGATCTTCCATTTCGGCGAATACACGATTCAGCAAGCGAAAGCCGCGATGGCCGAAGCAGGGGTGACCGTACGATGGTAG